Below is a window of Halomicrobium mukohataei DSM 12286 DNA.
GCCCCACCGTCTCAGGTCCCAGTTGCATCGTCGGCCACCGTGGCCATACCCTGGCGGCTGTGGGCATCGCTGCCGCCACCGTCTGTCCCTCTATCCACCACCCCCAGTTTTTAGGCTCGCCGAAAATTCGACGGCCTTATGTACTTTAGGCGTGCCAAAATCACGTATGCAACACAGAAGAGACGTGCTTGCGAGTCTGGGCATCGCACTGTCGACTGCACTTGCCGGCTGTTCGGAAGACACCGACGGCGAGACCGACGGCGAGAGCAGCGACGAAGCGACCGAGACGGACCGGACACAGTCGAGTGGCCCCGAACTCGCGGCTTCGGCCCAGCTCAACGTCTACCGCGCCCGGCTCTTCGACGCCGTCGCGCTCGGTCGTGCCGGCCAGACCGCCGCGGGAGCGTCCGTCGCCCAGTCGATCTTCCAGCGGTTCGAGAACGCGACCGGGGAGTACGGCGCTCACGAGACGCTGGAACGGACCAGCGAGTCGGCCTACGAGGGATTCGAGAGCGCGCTCGGGGAACTCCGGTCGACGCTCGAAGACGGCGACACCGACGCCGCCGCCGAGGCGGCGACGACGGCCAGCGACCAGCTCCAGATCGCCCAGCAGGCCCTGATCGGCAACGACGCCACGCGCGCACTCGACGCGCTCCTCCTCGGGAGCCGCGCCGCCAACACCCGCGTACTGGGCGAGGCTGGTCACTTCGAGGCGGCGGCGACCGTGGCCACCGAAACGACCGAGCGGTTCGAAGACACGCTCGTCCACGGCGCACTCGAAAGCGCCGACGGGGACGCCTACGAGGACTTCGAGTCCGGACTGGCGTCGATCCAGCGCGCCGCCAGCGAGGGGGACGCCGAGGGCGTGACCGACGCCGTCGCCGCGGCCCAGTCGGCGGCGGTGGCGGGTGCCTACGCGCTGGGAACCGAGTCGGTCGCCGGGACCGGTCACCTCGCAGCGATGCAGTCAGTGGGGTACGACGCCGCGGCACTCGCCGGTCTCGGCGGCCCGAGTGAGGCCCTCGCGCACGCGACGACGCTGACCACCTACCGGGCGCGGATCCGGGACGCGGCGTGGCTGGCCGACGCCGACGAGGGATCGACGGCGGGCACGGTCGTCGGGAACGTCTTCGCGGACTTCGAGGGTGCGCGTGCCCACGAAGCGCTGGAAGAAGCCGACCACGAGGCCTACGAGGGGTTCGAGAGCGGCCTGGAGTCGCTCCAGTCGGCCGTCGAGAGCGGCGAAGGCGTCGACGACGCCCTCGCCACGGTGGACGAACACCTCCGGACCGGCGTCGCGACGCTGGCCGGCGACCACGCCCCGGTCCTGCAGGCCGGCTTCTTCCGGGCGCGTCTCGCCGACGCACGCGAACGCTACGAGCGAGGTGCGCCCTCGGTCGCCGCGTCGATCACCCAGGAGCTGTTCGAGCGGTTCGAGGCCGACGAGCTCGGGTTCCACGAGACGCTCGAAGAGGCCAGCGAGGACCTCTACCACCGCTTCGAGGAGGAGCACCTGGCCGGCCTGATCGAGGCCTACGAGAACGACGACAGCGAGGCGGTCACCACCCACCACGAGGGCGCGCTCGACGCGCTCCTGGAGTTCGAGGCCACCACCGGGGACAGCGTCGCGAGCGCGGCCGAGACCGCGTACTTCGTCGCTCGCGGATTCGACAGCGCTACCGTCGCCACGCTGGGCGACAGCGAGCGCGCGGCGACGATTCCACGGGCCGCCTTCGAGCACTTCGAGAGCGGTGCAGCGGGCTACCACGAGGCACTGGAACACGCCGACCACGAGACCTACGAGACGTTCGAGTCCGATCTGGGCGCGATCCGGTCGACCGCGGAGTCGGGCGGCGACGTGCGCAGTGCCGTCCAGACGTTCGTGAGCACCGCGATCGACGGCATCTACGCCATCGTCGGCGCTGCCGGCGGCTCGAACGGCGCGGCCGCTGCCGCGATCGTACAGGACGTGTACGCCACCTTCGAGGAGGCCCGCGTCCACGAGGCGCTGGAAGAAGCCGACCACGAGGCCTACGAAGGATTCGAGGCGGCGCTGGAAGCGTACGCGGGCGGACTGGACGGCGAGGGCGACGTGCCCGTCGGTCGCCTCGCAGACGCGACGCTGCGCGCTCAGTTCGCCGTCGCGGGTGCGCTCGACGACGCTCCCGTCGGCCAGGACGGCGAGGGGAGCGCCGAGACGGAAGAGACCGAATCGTCGCTGGAAGGGGGCCCGAACGTCGTCGACGGCGTCCCGGACGACGCCGACCACGTCGTCTCGATGCAGGCAGTGGCCTTCGAGCCGGCCGAGTTGACCGTCTCGGTCGGCGATACGGTCGCCTTCGAGCACGTCGCCGGTGAAGCCCACAACGTGGTGGCCCGAGAGGAAGAGCTACCGGCGGACGCGAGCTACTGGGCCTCCGGCGACTTCGACTCCGAGACGGCCGCAGTCGAGGGGTGGGACAACGGACAGGGTGCCGTCCAGTCGGGCCAGTCCTACGTCCACACCTTCGAAACGGCCGGCGAACACCCCTACTACTGTGTCCCACACGAGATGGCGGGCATGGAAGGCACGATCGTCGTCGAAGAGTAACGCCGCACCCTGTTTTTAGCCACACGGCGACGGTGCGGTCTGTGTGGCGGGCGGCTCGATTCGTGGGATAGCCGTCGCTGCTCCGGCAGTCGAAGAAAAATCGAAGGTGGTCGTCGACGGGCGTCGTTACGCGTCCGAGGAGATGACGTCGTCGATCCGAGCGATCATCGTCGCTGCCTCGGTGGCGCTCTCGACGGCTTCGCGCTTGACCGCGGCGGGGTCGAGGACGCCGTAGTCGATCGGGTCGTCGATGACGCCGGTCTGGCCCTCGCTGATGATGCCCGCGATGCCCTCACTCTCGTGTTCGGCGCGCAGGTCGACCAGCGCGTCGATCGGGTCCATGCCCGTGTTCTCCGCGAGCGTGCGCGGGATCACGTCGACGGCGTCGGCGAAGGACTCGACGGCGAGTTGCTTGCGGCCCTCGATGGAGGCGGCCTCGCTCCGGATGTGGTCCGCGATGGCGATCTCGGTCGCACCGGCACCGGGGACGACGCCGCCCTTGTCGAGTGCGGCGACGACCACGTCGAGCGCGTCGTTGAGCGCGCGTTCGAGTTCGTCCGTGACGTGGTCGGTCCCGCCGCGGGCGAAGATCGTCACCGTCTCGGAGCTGGCACCGCCCTGCACGAAGGCCAGTTCCTCGTCGCCGTACTTCTGGACGCTCACGTCCTCGGCCTCGCCGAGGTCGTCTGCCTCCAGCGTGTCGACGGAGCCCACGCGGCTCGCGCCGGTGGTGTGGGTCACGTCCTGGAGTTCGTCGCTGTCGACGCCGTCGAAGGCGACGATGCCCTCCTTGGAGAGCTGTGCGCCGACGCGGTCGTCGACGTCACCGGAGACGAACACGACGTCTGCGCCGACCGCGGCGATGGCCTCGGCGTAGCTCGACAGCTCTTCCTCTTCGGCCTCGATGGCGGCGTTGAGCTGGTCGACGCTGGAGACGTTGTACTCTGCGTCGATGTTGCTCTCTCGGACTTCGAGGTCGGCGTCGATCACGGCGATGGTCGCGTCGGCGACCGAGCTCGGCATGTTGCCGTGGACCGGCTCCTCCTCGATGATGATCCCCTCGACGAGCTCCGTCGCAGAGGAGGACGCGCCGGCCTGGCTCCGAATCGCGATCTGGTCGCGCGTCGAACCGGAGCCGTCGGTCGCCTGCCGGACGGCGGCGACGACGGTCTCGGCGAGTGCGCCGGCCTCCACGTCGCCGGTGCCTTTCCCCGTCATGGAGGACTCGGCGACGCTGATCAGCGTCTCGTCGTCGATGTCGACGTCCAGCACTTCGGCGTCGATGGCTTCCTGGGCGAGCTGTGCCGCCTCGTGGTAGCCTTCGACGATCGTCGTCGGGTGGACGTCGTCTTCGAGCAGGTCCTCGGCCTGTGTCAGGAGCTGACCGGCCAGGACGGAAGCCGTCGTGGTACCGTCACCGACCTCCTCTTCCTGGGTCTCGGCGACTTCGACGATCATCTGGGCCGCGGGATGCTCGATGTCCATCTCGTCGAGAATCGTCGCACCGTCGTTGGTGATGACGACATCGCCCGAGTCCGAGACGAGCATCTTGTCCATGCCACGGGGGCCGAGTGTCGTCCGTACGGACTCGGTGACTGCCTTCCCGGCGGCGATGTTCGAACTCTGTGCGTCGTCTCCTTGCGTACGCTGGGCGTCCTCGTCGAGAATGAAGAGAGGCTGGCCACCCATGCGTCGCTGGCCGGACTGTGACATTGTTGTATACCTCACTTATGTGTCGTTAGCGGTTCTATATAAAACCATCGGTAGGGAGAGAGCCTTCGAGGACACTCGCCGCCGTCCGATCGGCCGGACCGTCAACGCTTTACTACCCGAACCCGCCACGTTAGTGCAATGCTGGAGCTGGAGCACGGGTTTCGGGTCGTCGACGTACACGCGCGACTGGAGCCCGAGGCGTCGCGCCGTCCGCGGGAGGGGATGGGCGACCCCGAACGGCTGGAACGCGAGATGCACCAGGCCGGTGTCGTCCGTGCCGTCACGTACTCCGACTACCGCGAGCGCGGATATCTGAAGGCGAACAACGCCGTGGCCCGGATGACCGTCGGCCGTCCGATGGTCGCGTTCGCACGCGTCGACGGAGCCCGCGATCCGGGCGCGGGAGCCGGCTCCCGGCTCAGGAACATCACGGCCTCGCGCGAGGAGTACCACACCTCGCCCGAAGACATCGAGCAGTACGCCTACGACGACCGATTCGTCGGGTTCAAGCTCCACCCCGCCAGAGACGGCCTCCCCGACGAGGCCGTCCTCGAAGCACTCGCCGCCGTCGACAAGCCGATCCTGGTTCACGGCGGCGAGGAGTTCCCGCCGAGCGCCGTCGAAGAGCACTTCCTGCAGTACGATCTGCCGGTGATCGTCGGCCACTTCGGCGCACACCCGCTGCGGCGCGATCTGATGCACGAGTCGATCGACCTCCTCGAAGCGTACGACCAGTGCTACCTCGAAACGAGCGCGGTCCGGTACCGGGACCCCCTGGAGCGAGCGATCATGGAACACCCGGATCGAGTCTGCTTCGGCAGCGGTGCGCCCAACGTCCACCCGAACGTCGCCGTCATGGAGATTCTGACCCTCGACGTGCCCGAAGACGCGATGAAGAAAGTCTTCTCGAACAACCCCGTTCGCGTCATCGAAGAACTCGCGCCGTAGCGCCGGAAGCCGCCGGCCGATGTCGGTTAGGCCGTCGGGCCGTCGTCGCGGTCGTCGTACACCTCGACGGCGCGGTCTCTGCGTGCGGATCGACCGTTCGGATTGCGCCGCGGCGGGGCGTCGTGACGACGGGCCGTGACGCCGTCTTTCCCTCCGAGAGCGGTCCCACGAAGGACGCGCCGGCCGGTCCCGAGCCACTGTGAGGGATCGGCCTCCCCTCTGATCACGTCCAGCAGCGAGTCGACGGCGTCGCGACCGGCGTGGGCGACGACACGCCGCGCGACGGTCGGGCGGACGCCGTAGTTTTTCACCAACCGATAGGTCAGCGACCGGTACTTGGCGTGCCAGTCTTTCTGTCGGATCCCGCCGTCGGCCTCGAACTCGCTGCGGACGCACATCGCGCTCTCCCAGGTCACCTCGTGGTCGCTCTCTGCCAGTCGGTGGGCCAGATCGCGACTTCCGCCGATGTCGAGGTACTCGTCGAAGCCGTCCAGTTCGTCCAGCACGTGGCTGGCGAACGCGACGTTGCCGGGGTTGAAGTAGGTCACGTCACGCCCCGCGATCGTCCGCTCTTCGGGGGCCTCCGTCGTCATCCCGGCCGGGAGCTTGCGGTGTGTGGGTCCGGTGACGACGGCGGCGTCGGCCAGCGCGTCGGTCACCGCGTCGAGCCACCCGTCCTCGACCGAGAACGAACGGTCGAGCAGCGCAACGGCGTCTCCGGTCGCACGGTCGATACCCGCGTTACGCGCCGTGTTGATCGTCCGGTCGGCGATCTCGACGAGCACCTCGACGTCGTCGCGCGCTCGGACCATCCCCGTGGTTCCGTCGGCCGACGGCCCGTTGACCACGATGGTCTCGGCGTCGGGGACGTGAGCCGTCAGGGTGTCGAGACACCGTGACAGCTCTTCCCGACCGTTGAGTGTCGGGACGACCACGGAGAGATTCATGGGCCAACCACGACGCTCGAAGGTCTTAAAGATCACCGAAATACGGCCGGTATTTCGGAATATCCGTCCGAAAAGGGACGGAATTAAACTCGCGTGTCCCAGTAGGAGACCGACGCGACCTTGTCGCCGACGGGACTCGCGCCGACGACCTCGTCGATCGAGCGGAAGCCGGACGCGAGGTCGTTCGGGATCTTCCGGTAGAAGCCGTAGGGGAGGACGAAGTCGTGTGCTTCGCCGGCCAGTTCGAGGCCCGCACCGTCGAGGAGGCGGTCGACTTCCCACCGAGAGTAGAGGCGCGATCCCATCGGGAGCGCCCAGTTGTACAGCGATCGCAGCGAGAAGCGATTGAACGTGTCGAAAAAGACCTGGTGCTTGGAGACCCGACGCATCTCCGCGAGGAAGGAGGCCGGCGTGTCCGCCAGGTGGAAAAAGCGCATTGCGACGACGGTGTCGAAGTGGTCGTCGGGGAAGGGCAGTCGAGCGGCGTCGCCACGCATGAACTCCAGGTGGTCGTCGACGCCGGCCGATTTCGCCTTCTCGCGGCCCTGTGAGAGCATCGGACCGGAGATGTCCAGGCCGACGATGTCGGCACCGCGATCGGCCAGCATCGCGGTGAAGCGCCCGGTTCCACAGGCTACTTCGAGCACGGACTTGTCGTCGACCGGACCGATGGCGTCGAGGACCGCTTCCTTCTCGCGACGGTCGATGAGTTGTCCGCCACGAGAGAACCGCTTCGAGTCGTACTCCTCGGCGACATCGTCGGTCTGGTACCACTCCTGCCCTTTCACGGTATCG
It encodes the following:
- a CDS encoding DUF5059 domain-containing protein → MQHRRDVLASLGIALSTALAGCSEDTDGETDGESSDEATETDRTQSSGPELAASAQLNVYRARLFDAVALGRAGQTAAGASVAQSIFQRFENATGEYGAHETLERTSESAYEGFESALGELRSTLEDGDTDAAAEAATTASDQLQIAQQALIGNDATRALDALLLGSRAANTRVLGEAGHFEAAATVATETTERFEDTLVHGALESADGDAYEDFESGLASIQRAASEGDAEGVTDAVAAAQSAAVAGAYALGTESVAGTGHLAAMQSVGYDAAALAGLGGPSEALAHATTLTTYRARIRDAAWLADADEGSTAGTVVGNVFADFEGARAHEALEEADHEAYEGFESGLESLQSAVESGEGVDDALATVDEHLRTGVATLAGDHAPVLQAGFFRARLADARERYERGAPSVAASITQELFERFEADELGFHETLEEASEDLYHRFEEEHLAGLIEAYENDDSEAVTTHHEGALDALLEFEATTGDSVASAAETAYFVARGFDSATVATLGDSERAATIPRAAFEHFESGAAGYHEALEHADHETYETFESDLGAIRSTAESGGDVRSAVQTFVSTAIDGIYAIVGAAGGSNGAAAAAIVQDVYATFEEARVHEALEEADHEAYEGFEAALEAYAGGLDGEGDVPVGRLADATLRAQFAVAGALDDAPVGQDGEGSAETEETESSLEGGPNVVDGVPDDADHVVSMQAVAFEPAELTVSVGDTVAFEHVAGEAHNVVAREEELPADASYWASGDFDSETAAVEGWDNGQGAVQSGQSYVHTFETAGEHPYYCVPHEMAGMEGTIVVEE
- the thsA gene encoding thermosome subunit alpha, with amino-acid sequence MGGQPLFILDEDAQRTQGDDAQSSNIAAGKAVTESVRTTLGPRGMDKMLVSDSGDVVITNDGATILDEMDIEHPAAQMIVEVAETQEEEVGDGTTTASVLAGQLLTQAEDLLEDDVHPTTIVEGYHEAAQLAQEAIDAEVLDVDIDDETLISVAESSMTGKGTGDVEAGALAETVVAAVRQATDGSGSTRDQIAIRSQAGASSSATELVEGIIIEEEPVHGNMPSSVADATIAVIDADLEVRESNIDAEYNVSSVDQLNAAIEAEEEELSSYAEAIAAVGADVVFVSGDVDDRVGAQLSKEGIVAFDGVDSDELQDVTHTTGASRVGSVDTLEADDLGEAEDVSVQKYGDEELAFVQGGASSETVTIFARGGTDHVTDELERALNDALDVVVAALDKGGVVPGAGATEIAIADHIRSEAASIEGRKQLAVESFADAVDVIPRTLAENTGMDPIDALVDLRAEHESEGIAGIISEGQTGVIDDPIDYGVLDPAAVKREAVESATEAATMIARIDDVISSDA
- a CDS encoding amidohydrolase family protein, producing MLELEHGFRVVDVHARLEPEASRRPREGMGDPERLEREMHQAGVVRAVTYSDYRERGYLKANNAVARMTVGRPMVAFARVDGARDPGAGAGSRLRNITASREEYHTSPEDIEQYAYDDRFVGFKLHPARDGLPDEAVLEALAAVDKPILVHGGEEFPPSAVEEHFLQYDLPVIVGHFGAHPLRRDLMHESIDLLEAYDQCYLETSAVRYRDPLERAIMEHPDRVCFGSGAPNVHPNVAVMEILTLDVPEDAMKKVFSNNPVRVIEELAP
- a CDS encoding glycosyltransferase family 2 protein; the encoded protein is MNLSVVVPTLNGREELSRCLDTLTAHVPDAETIVVNGPSADGTTGMVRARDDVEVLVEIADRTINTARNAGIDRATGDAVALLDRSFSVEDGWLDAVTDALADAAVVTGPTHRKLPAGMTTEAPEERTIAGRDVTYFNPGNVAFASHVLDELDGFDEYLDIGGSRDLAHRLAESDHEVTWESAMCVRSEFEADGGIRQKDWHAKYRSLTYRLVKNYGVRPTVARRVVAHAGRDAVDSLLDVIRGEADPSQWLGTGRRVLRGTALGGKDGVTARRHDAPPRRNPNGRSARRDRAVEVYDDRDDGPTA
- a CDS encoding class I SAM-dependent methyltransferase, with the translated sequence MKGQEWYQTDDVAEEYDSKRFSRGGQLIDRREKEAVLDAIGPVDDKSVLEVACGTGRFTAMLADRGADIVGLDISGPMLSQGREKAKSAGVDDHLEFMRGDAARLPFPDDHFDTVVAMRFFHLADTPASFLAEMRRVSKHQVFFDTFNRFSLRSLYNWALPMGSRLYSRWEVDRLLDGAGLELAGEAHDFVLPYGFYRKIPNDLASGFRSIDEVVGASPVGDKVASVSYWDTRV